GCACCATTCCGCTGATGACGGCGATCTCGAACGACTACACCGGCGTCGACTACACGCTGAAGCTGCTCGATCTAGCGAAGGCGCGCTATCCGGAACGCGACCTTCGGCATATGGATGCGCGGGACATGTCCGCGTTGCCGTCGGGCCATTTCGGACTCGCGGAATTCAGCTGGAACGGCATCGACTGCGTGGACTACGACGATCGCGTGAGGATTCTCGAGGAGATGTATCGCGTGGTGCGGCCCGGCGGATACGTGCTGTTTTCGTCGCACAACCGCGGCGGCCCCGGCTACCGCGAAAACATCTGGCAACTGCTGCCGCGATTCACGTTCAATCCGCTCAGATTGGGCTGGCGCACGCTGCATTCGGTGCGACGCTTTCAGCTAGGTACGCTGAACTATCTGCGCAACGTGAAGCTGAACCATGACTACGGCCGCTACGCGATCAAGACCGCGGCGGCTCACAACTTCGGCATTGTGATCATCTACACGACACTGGGTGAGCAGCGCCGGCAGCTCGCGCAGGTGGGCTTGCAAAGCGACGCCGTGTTCGGCAGTTGCGCAGGCGATCGCATTGCCGACGACGTGGAGGAGAGCAACGCGTGGTGGTTTCACTTCATCGCGCACAAACCGCTGGCCGCTTACCGTTTCGATTGACGGGCGCTGAAACGAAGAAGAAGCAAAGATGAAGCAAAGAAAGACACGGCATC
This genomic stretch from Paraburkholderia dioscoreae harbors:
- a CDS encoding class I SAM-dependent methyltransferase, which translates into the protein MNSPSELDRINQVAWNSPDAARVFTLDKTYSDPGEQAAFDWLAPRCAGEPLLDIGVGTGRTIPLMTAISNDYTGVDYTLKLLDLAKARYPERDLRHMDARDMSALPSGHFGLAEFSWNGIDCVDYDDRVRILEEMYRVVRPGGYVLFSSHNRGGPGYRENIWQLLPRFTFNPLRLGWRTLHSVRRFQLGTLNYLRNVKLNHDYGRYAIKTAAAHNFGIVIIYTTLGEQRRQLAQVGLQSDAVFGSCAGDRIADDVEESNAWWFHFIAHKPLAAYRFD